The following is a genomic window from Psychrobacter immobilis.
TTCTGCTGAAGAAATATCTAATTGCTGTAATTTGCGTGTCAGGGTATTGCGCCCCCAACCGAGTAGATTGGCAGCAGCGATCTTTTTGCCACCACTATGGTTGAGCGCTGCCGTCAATAAAACGCGTTCAAACTCAGGGGTTGCCGTCTGCAAAATATCGGTTTCTCCTGTTTGTAGCGATTGCTCAGCCCAAGCAGCCAATGCTTGTTGCCAACTTGAACTGTGGGAATGAGGGCGTATTTGCTCATTGTGAGTCATAGCTTGTGTAGGCTGACTTTGCTCTTGATACGCTTCTAAATCAGACGAGATATTTTCAAGCAGCTCTGGTGGCAAATCATCCACCATCACGGTGTCGCCTGTGGCCATCACCGTCAACCAAAGGCAGACATTCTCAAGTTGGCGGACATTGCCACGCCACTCAAAAGCCTGCATGATGTGTAGCGCTGTCGGATGCAGCTGTTTCTCTGCACTGTTCATCTGTTCAGCAGCCCGCTGCATAAAGTAATGGGCTAATGCTGGAATGTCTTCAGGTCGTGTCCGTAATGGCGGCAACGGCAAGCGAATTACATTGAGGCGATAAAACAGATCTTCACGGAATTTGCCTTGTTTGACCAGTTCTTCTAAGTTTTGATGAGTAGCGGCAATGATGCGTACATTCACTTTGACCGGCTGCTGTCCACCGACGCGAAAAAACTCACCATTGGCCAGTACTCGTAGCAGCCGAGTTTGGGTGCTATAAGGCATATCGCCAATTTCATCTAAAAATAATGTCCCACCATCCGCTTGCTCAAAACGCCCTTGTCGCGTCGTCGTCGCACCAGTAAACGCCCCTTTTTCGTGACCGAATAATTCAGATTCAATCAAATCATGTGGAATGGCGGCCATATTGAGGGCAATAAAAGGCTGCTGGTGACGCGGTGAATGCTGGTGCAACGCACTGGCGACCAACTCTTTACCCGTACCTGATTCACCAGTAATCAGGACAGTAATGGGTGAGTGCGCTAAGCGCCCAATGGCACGAAACACCGTCTGCATCGCTTGTGATTGCCCAATGATGCCACTTGGATTGTCATTAACGCTGATGGCAGGTTTAACTTTGATTTTAGGGCTGGATGTTTTATTGGTTTTGCTGACCAGAGTAGCCTTGTTAGCAAGCTTGGGTCTGGTATCAGGTTTTATCTTGATATTTGGTAAAGTATCTGATGAATTTTTGGTAATGGTCTTCGGAGCAGGTTCAGCTGTAGAGTTTGCTGCCGCCGCTGCCAGCATATTAGGCTGATAATTAATGGCTTTATAAATCGTGACGACTGCATCATCTAAATCAAAAGGTTTTGGCAGAT
Proteins encoded in this region:
- a CDS encoding sigma 54-interacting transcriptional regulator, which produces MTAYNDNATSNSDNQGSAQTSDNQESSNRESDKREPDNQATKVTVNNAPDANPATLWLIDDDAALRLVLADTFEDAGLTVISFTQAQAAWTRLNDILQQQESASQLPDVILTDIRMPMMDGLSFSDWVHEHFPKLPIVIMTAHSDLTSAINSYQTGAFEYLPKPFDLDDAVVTIYKAINYQPNMLAAAAANSTAEPAPKTITKNSSDTLPNIKIKPDTRPKLANKATLVSKTNKTSSPKIKVKPAISVNDNPSGIIGQSQAMQTVFRAIGRLAHSPITVLITGESGTGKELVASALHQHSPRHQQPFIALNMAAIPHDLIESELFGHEKGAFTGATTTRQGRFEQADGGTLFLDEIGDMPYSTQTRLLRVLANGEFFRVGGQQPVKVNVRIIAATHQNLEELVKQGKFREDLFYRLNVIRLPLPPLRTRPEDIPALAHYFMQRAAEQMNSAEKQLHPTALHIMQAFEWRGNVRQLENVCLWLTVMATGDTVMVDDLPPELLENISSDLEAYQEQSQPTQAMTHNEQIRPHSHSSSWQQALAAWAEQSLQTGETDILQTATPEFERVLLTAALNHSGGKKIAAANLLGWGRNTLTRKLQQLDISSAEGQNNRY